In Pristis pectinata isolate sPriPec2 chromosome 11, sPriPec2.1.pri, whole genome shotgun sequence, the following proteins share a genomic window:
- the LOC127575786 gene encoding LOW QUALITY PROTEIN: transmembrane protein 182-like (The sequence of the model RefSeq protein was modified relative to this genomic sequence to represent the inferred CDS: inserted 1 base in 1 codon) has translation MKLSVALFFAGVFGALGVLLFLLAFGTDYWLLATERCPSVQNRMDSVTAEKGDIIVSPHKVGGTFHHEGFFWRCWFNEAVIDNXVWKFWFTNKPPSKYCTHAYLLPFPLTTEAHNSTVYETAIIYRGFWSVFMMLGVIAAIVGGFIIICAAPFSNYNLYKAGGGLFLSAGILFTILVIMYVIWIETVIDIQEYIQKQRTQLCFDFDLSIQYGWSFILAPHWIFFSLLAGLLFLLAGHTIQIQYD, from the exons ATGAAACTCAGCGTAGCTTTGTTCTTCGCCGGAGTGTTTGGCGCTCTCGGTGTTCTACTCTTTCTTCTGGCTTTTGGCACGGATTACTGGCTTCTAGCCACCGAAAGATGTCCCTCAGTCCAAAATAGAATGGATTCAGTCACTGCAGAG AAGGGAGATATCATTGTTTCACCTCATAAAGTTGGTGGCACTTTCCACCATGAAGGATTTTTCTGGAGATGCTGGTTTAATGAAGCAGTGATCGATA ATGTCTGGAAATTCTGGTTCA CTAACAAGCCTCCTTCAAAATACTGTACGCACGCTTACCTTCTCCCATTCCCTTTGACAACAGAAGCACATAATTCCACAGTTTatgagactgcaatca TTTACCGTGGTTTCTGGTCTGTATTCATGATGTTGGGTGTCATTGCTGCCATAGTAGGAGGCTTCATCATCATCTGTGCTGCTCCATTTTCCAATTATAATCTCTACAAAGCAGGTGGCGGACTATTTCTATCCGCTG gTATTTTATTCACAATACTGGTCATTATGTACGTTATCTGGATTGAAACTGTCATTGATATTCAAGAATACATTCAGAAACAGAGAACGCAGCTCTGTTTTGATTTTGACCTCAGCATTCAGTATGGATGGTCTTTCATACTTGCACCCCATTGGATATTCTTCTCCTTACTGGCAGGCTTACTGTTCCTTCTTGCTGGCCACACCATTCAAATTCAATATGATTAA